The window GGTCTTGAAAACCGACAGGGGAGTCAAATCCCGCGGGGGTTCGAATCCCTCTACCTCCTCCATTTTTCAACTTAGCGCATAAGCTTAGAGATTGAATTCGTTACTAGATAACGAATTTTTCTTTCAATAACTAAATCAGAAAATTTCAAGAAGCGACGCCATTTAAAATGGGCCGCTTCTTTTTTATGCATTTAATTAATTATAGTACCAAGACTAGATGGTTTAACGGCAATGCAGTTATAGTACGGAAACCTAGTCGACAATTGCTTTGCTAACTCTTGCTCTTCGCCTTGTTTTACGGCCACAAATAAAGACGGGCCCGCACCGCTAATTGTCATGCCGTATGCATTGTATTCCTCGCAAAATTCACGGATTTGATCGAACTCTGGAAACAACAGTTTTCGATATGATTCATGAAATACATCTTTTTTCATCATCCGACCAGCCTTTTCCCAATCATTACGAACAATCGCGGCCGACAGTATACTAGCTGCTGCACTGCCGAGCGTTGCTTCTGAATGCGTAAGGTGCATCGGAAGAAGCCCCCTTGATGCTTCTGTAAGTAATGCTTCGGGAGGGACAAGTACCACTGCCCCTACTTCCGGCAATGGTATATGGACGATATCTATTTCCACACCATCAAAATAAGAAATTGTTGCTCCGCCAAGAAGTGATGCCGAAATATTATCGGCATGCCCTTCGAATTCGCTGCCAAGAAGCACTTTTGCTTCTGCAGAAAGATTCAATTCAAGAAGATGGTTTGCAATTTCAATTCCTGCCGCAATTGCCGCTGCACTGCTTCCAAGCCCTTTTCCGAGCGGAATGTCTGATTGGACGTCCAGTTGCACAGTAGGCGCCGTACAATTATTTCGTGTGGCTACGTTTAAAATCGTCTTCACAATTAAATTATCTTCACCGGTCGGTAAATCTTCAAAACCTTGATTCTTATATGCAACCTTCCAGGTTTCTGACGGTGTTACATCCACCGTCATATACAGATCAAGCGCCAGTCCGATACTGTCGAATCCCGGTCCAAGATTTGCCGTCGTTGCAGGAACGACAACGGAGAAACTGGAGTCCGCCATTACTTTGTCCCCGCTTTCAACCCGCTAAGAAACGCATCAAATTGTTCCTGCGACATCATTGGTTTCTCTTTATTTACTTCAATCGCTGTATCGGGGTCTTTTAATCCGTTTCCTGTCAATACTGCAACTACAGTTGATCCTTTTTTCAGCAAGCCATTCTCCACTTGTTTTTTAACGCCCGCAATTGATGCGCACGAGCCGGGTTCTGCAAAAATCCCTTCATAAGAAGCGATTAAACTGTATGCCTCCAAGATCTCTTCATCCGTCACGGCAAGAATTGTTCCAGTTGACTCTGCCAAGGCATTATTGGCAAGTCCCCAACTTGCGGGATTACCGATGCGGATTGCAGTTGCAACTGTTTCAGGATTTTCAAATACACGGTTATAAACAATTGGAGCGGCTCCGTCAGCTTGTACGCCAAGAAGAACAGGAAGCGCAACACCCTTCTTATCAGCATATTCCTTGAATCCTTTCCAAGCCGCTGAAATATTACCCGCATTCCCGACCGGAAGTGCAAAAACATCTGGTACTTTTCCAAGTTGCTCAATCGTTTCAAACGCAATTGTCTTTTGGCCTTCGAGACGATACGGGTTAACCGAGTTCACTAGTGCAACGTCTCCCTCACCCGCTGCACGTACCATCGCCAATGCTTCGTCAAAGTTCCCTTCGATTTCCACGATTTCTGCGCCATACATTTTTGCCTGTGCCAATTTGCCAAGCGCAAT of the Sporosarcina sp. FSL K6-1508 genome contains:
- the thrB gene encoding homoserine kinase — protein: MADSSFSVVVPATTANLGPGFDSIGLALDLYMTVDVTPSETWKVAYKNQGFEDLPTGEDNLIVKTILNVATRNNCTAPTVQLDVQSDIPLGKGLGSSAAAIAAGIEIANHLLELNLSAEAKVLLGSEFEGHADNISASLLGGATISYFDGVEIDIVHIPLPEVGAVVLVPPEALLTEASRGLLPMHLTHSEATLGSAAASILSAAIVRNDWEKAGRMMKKDVFHESYRKLLFPEFDQIREFCEEYNAYGMTISGAGPSLFVAVKQGEEQELAKQLSTRFPYYNCIAVKPSSLGTIIN
- the thrC gene encoding threonine synthase; the protein is MKRWNGLIEEYKEWLPVTENTPVLTLQEGNTPLIHMTNLSKQWGIDLYVKTEGTNPTGSFKDRGMVMAVAKAKEEGKKVLICASTGNTSASAAAYGARAGMRTIVVIPEGRIALGKLAQAKMYGAEIVEIEGNFDEALAMVRAAGEGDVALVNSVNPYRLEGQKTIAFETIEQLGKVPDVFALPVGNAGNISAAWKGFKEYADKKGVALPVLLGVQADGAAPIVYNRVFENPETVATAIRIGNPASWGLANNALAESTGTILAVTDEEILEAYSLIASYEGIFAEPGSCASIAGVKKQVENGLLKKGSTVVAVLTGNGLKDPDTAIEVNKEKPMMSQEQFDAFLSGLKAGTK